From Rutidosis leptorrhynchoides isolate AG116_Rl617_1_P2 chromosome 3, CSIRO_AGI_Rlap_v1, whole genome shotgun sequence, a single genomic window includes:
- the LOC139895903 gene encoding protein TONNEAU 1a-like, producing MDDYTREMMDLKTLVTRTLEKKGVLAKIRAELRASVFEAIEEEDKAIEKDDGLPPALLGSCNDRAKHLHATSSGRLLTAMICEYLDWAQLSHTLKVYTPECNLQKDAWKAELRDFSDKEGYNINRNGDSGPLLLDVLEGFLKYVDQTQGRGSGRRSAAPEQDSIDSRNRRSASSSVAGGLAPLGRQGPGSQTSDRRGGSSNSSYRNDDWRYENDDASEDITRASAALENLQLDRKARNWRHGGDERNKDHM from the exons atggACGATTATACAAGAGAAATGATGGACCTCAAAACGCTCGTCACTCGAACCCTAGAAAAAAAGGGGGTTCTCGCTAAGATCCGA GCGGAGCTCAGAGCAAGCGTTTTCGAGGCAATAGAGGAAGAGGATAAAGCGATTGAAAAAGATGACGGCTTACCTCCTGCGTTGTTGGGTAGCTGTAACGATCGTGCGAAGCATCTTCATGCTACATCCTCAG GCCGGCTTTTAACTGCTATGATATGTGAATACTTGGATTGGGCACAGCTGAGCCACACATTGAAAGTTTATACGCCGGAGTGCAATTtg CAAAAAGATGCGTGGAAAGCGGAGTTGAGAGATTTTAGTGATAAGGAGGGATATAATATAAACAGAAATGGAGATAGCGGTCCGTTGCTGTTGGATGTTCTTGAAGGGTTCTTGAAATACGTG GATCAAACTCAAGGAAGAGGTAGTGGAAGGAGATCAGCAGCTCCCGAGCAGGACTCTATCGACTCTCGGAACCGAAGGTCAGCTTCATCATCTGTTGCTGGTGGATTAGCTCCTCTGGGAAG ACAAGGTCCCGGTTCCCAAACATCTG ATCGAAGAGGAGGTTCGTCCAACTCTAGCTACAGGAATGATGATTGGAGATACGAAAATGATGATGCTTCAGAGGATATCACTCGTGCTTCTGCTGCCTTAGAAAATCTTCAATTGGACCGAAAAGCTAGAAATTGGCG GCATGGTGGGGACGAGCGCAACAAAGACCACATGTAA
- the LOC139899612 gene encoding two-component response regulator-like APRR3, with translation MRSVGVSTSVPASKGSAELNHHKWKELKEVRDAGAFNGQRLSEEDESKINEDINSSRRIELVVKDVVQRQHPLPQGPLVQWDRFLPLRSLKVLLVEDDDCTRHVVSALLRNCSYEVTAVENGVEAWKVLTDLNKQIDLVLTEVVMPYLSGVGLLTKIMNHIPCKNIPVIMMSSDDSMGLVFNCLSKGAVDFLVKPIRKNELKNLWQHVWRKCHSSSGSESESGIHAHKPTNVRSNEVLDDDSDEDDDVSIDLTTKDGSDNGSGTQSSWSRRAVEAESVKYSRAQLTGPPDSTCAQVIHVSPDTAGTKRHGEKDDKIDAVEMGKDLEIGISRNSDKNMDLKLKESGEPRTVSANNVMIAKANSNGSPALDLSLKRSRDVEDSDTSTHKRNVLRQSDLSAFSRYNNTTSHSNQAPTGNVGSCSPVDVAKPDNIQSNSNGTLNRRSNGSSTQNNDMGSSTNNVFSKPEPLADNKAIPPVLSEVDKSQFQVQHHHHHYHHYHHHVHKTQKKLKGNQDDDDDDDDDDDDDDDDDDGSSRNMVSNDLGGAPDEGNAANYASASGSNNKSNGENGSNGQKGNSYVLAIAEGGDNGVAEKGNTGNVSGNGSRVDQDRLAQREAALIKFRQKRKERCFEKKVRYQSRKKLAEQRPRVRGQFVRQGVNGKDSDS, from the exons ATGAGGAGTGTTGGGGTTAGTACTAGTGTTCCTGCAAGTAAAGGATCGGCCGAGCTCAATCACCATAAATGGAAGGAGCTGAAGGAAGTGAGAGATGCAGGTGCATTTAATGGTCAAAGGCTGTCTGAGGAAGAtgagtcaaagattaatgaagatattaATAGTAGTAGGCGTATAGAGTTGGTTGTGAAAGATGTTGTTCAACGACAACATCCACTACCTCAAGGCCCTCTGGTTCAATGGGATAGGTTTCTGCCTCTTCGATCACTCAAAGTTCTGTTGGTTGAAGATGATGACTGTACCCGGCATGTAGTTAGTGCTCTGCTGCGTAACTGCAGCTATGAAG TTACTGCTGTAGAAAACGGTGTAGAAGCATGGAAAGTGTTGACTGATCTCAATAAGCAAATTGATCTGGTTTTAACTGAGGTAGTCATGCCGTATTTATCAGGAGTTGGTCTTTTGACCAAGATCATGAACCACATACCATGTAAAAATATTCCAGTAATTA TGATGTCTTCTGATGACTCTATGGGTTTAGTCTTTAACTGTTTATCCAAAGGTGCCGTTGACTTTTTAGTCAAACCTATTCGAAAAAACGAGCTTAAGAATCTCTGGCAGCATGTGTGGAGAAAATGTCATAGT TCTAGCGGCAGTGAGAGTGAGAGTGGTATACATGCGCATAAACCTACAAATGTGAGAAGCAATGAAGTCTTGGATGATgacagtgatgaagatgatgacgtcAGCATAGACCTGACCACTAAGGATGGTAGTGACAATGGAAGCGGCACTCAG AGTTCTTGGTCAAGAAGAGCAGTGGAAGCTGAAAGTGTAAAGTATTCACGGGCCCAATTAACGGGGCCCCCTGATAGTACTTGTGCCCAGGTTATCCATGTAAGTCCAGATACAGCTGGCACAAAAAGGCATGGCGAAAAGGATGATAAAATAG ATGCAGTTGAAATGGGGAAAGATCTGGAGATAGGTATTTCTAGAAATTCAGATAAAAACATGGATCTAAAGTTAAAGGAATCGGGGGAACCAAGGACCGTTTCTGCTAATAATGTTATGATTGCCAAAGCAAATAGTAACGGATCACCTGCACTTGACCTCAGTTTGAAGAGATCACGAGACGTTGAGGATTCTGATACGAGTACCCATAAGCGAAATGTGCTACGACAATCGGACCTTTCAGCTTTCTCGAG GTATAACAATACCACATCACACTCCAATCAAGCTCCAACTGGAAATGTAGGCAGCTGCTCACCGGTAGATGTTGCAAAACCAGATAACATACAATCTAATTCAAATGGAACCCTGAATCGACGTTCTAATGGCAGTAGCACTCAAAATAATGATATGGGGTCAAGTACTAACAACGTTTTCTCTAAACCCGAACCACTAGCAGATAATAAAGCCATTCCCCCCGTTCTTTCTGAAGTTGACAAGTCACAGTTTCAGGTCCAACACCATCACCACCAttaccaccactaccaccatcatGTCCATAAgacacagaagaaactaaaaggtaaccaggatgatgatgatgatgatgatgatgatgatgatgatgatgatgatgatgatgatggatctTCAAGAAACATGGTCTCTAATGATTTGGGTGGTGCACCAGATGAAGGAAACGCTGCTAATTATGCAAGTGCATCAGGAAGTAACAACAAGAGTAATGGTGAAAATGGTAGTAATGGTCAAAAAGGTAACAGCTATGTGTTGGCCATAGCTGAAGGAGGTGATAATGGGGTTGCTGAAAAGGGCAATACTGGAAATGTAAGTGGAAACGGAAGTAGGGTTGATCAAGACAGATTAGCTCAAAGAGAGGCCGCCCTAATTAAGTTCCGTCAGAAGAGGAAAGAAAGATGCTTTGAGAAAAAG GTGCGATACCAGAGCAGGAAAAAACTGGCAGAACAGAGACCACGTGTGCGTGGCCAATTTGTTAGACAAGGGGTGAATGGCAAGGACTCAGATTCGTAA
- the LOC139895904 gene encoding protein TONNEAU 1a-like gives MDDYTREMMDLKTLVTRTLEKKGVLAKIRAELRASVFEAIEEEDKAIEKDDGLPPALLGSCNDRAKHLHATSSGRLLTAMICEYLDWAQLSHTLKVYTPECNLQKDAWKAELRDFSDKEGYNINRNGDSGPLLLDVLEGFLKYVDQTQGRGSGRRSAAPEQDSIDSRNRRSASSSVAGGLAPLGRQGPGSQTSDRRGGSSNSSYRNDDWRYENDDASEDITRASAALENLQLDRKARNWRHGGDERNKDHM, from the exons atggACGATTATACAAGAGAAATGATGGACCTCAAAACGCTCGTCACTCGAACCCTAGAAAAAAAGGGGGTTCTCGCTAAGATCCGA GCGGAGCTCAGAGCAAGCGTTTTCGAGGCAATAGAGGAAGAGGATAAAGCGATTGAAAAAGATGACGGCTTACCTCCTGCGTTGTTGGGTAGCTGTAACGATCGTGCGAAGCATCTTCATGCTACATCCTCAG GCCGGCTTTTAACTGCTATGATATGTGAATACTTGGATTGGGCACAGCTGAGCCACACATTGAAAGTTTATACGCCGGAGTGCAATTtg CAAAAAGATGCGTGGAAAGCGGAGTTGAGAGATTTTAGTGATAAGGAGGGATATAATATAAACAGAAATGGAGATAGCGGTCCGTTGCTGTTGGATGTTCTTGAAGGGTTCTTGAAATACGTG GATCAAACTCAAGGAAGAGGTAGTGGAAGGAGATCAGCAGCTCCCGAGCAGGACTCTATCGACTCTCGGAACCGAAGGTCAGCTTCATCATCTGTTGCTGGTGGATTAGCTCCTCTGGGAAG ACAAGGTCCCGGTTCCCAAACATCTG ATCGAAGAGGAGGTTCGTCCAACTCTAGCTACAGGAATGATGATTGGAGATACGAAAATGATGATGCTTCAGAGGATATCACTCGTGCTTCTGCTGCCTTAGAAAATCTTCAATTGGACCGAAAAGCTAGAAATTGGCG